AAGAAATTCCTAAAGAAGAAGAAGTTGAAGAAAATGAACTTCCTCGCTTTGCCATTGTAGGACGTCCTAATGCTGGTAAATCTTCTTTTATTAATGCTTTAATTGGAGAAGATAGAAATATTGTTACCAATATTGCGGGTACAACTAGAGATTCTATTGACACAAAATACAATCGTTTTGGTTTTGAATTTAACTTAGTAGATACTGCTGGAATTCGTAAAAAATCAAAAGTAAAAGAAGATTTAGAATTCTATTCTGTAATGCGTGCAGTTCGTGCTATTGAGCATTGTGATGTTGCCATTTTAGTCGTTGATGCAACTCGTGATTTCGAAGGGCAAGATGAAAAAATATTCTGGCTAGCAGAAAAAAACAAAAAAGGTGTTGTTATACTTGTTAATAAATGGGATTTGGTTGAAAAAGAGACCAATACTATGCGTGATTTTGAAGCTCAAATAAGACAGAAAATCTCTCCTTTTAGTGATGTTCCTATTATATTTACTTCTGTATTAACAAAGCAACGTATTTTTAAAGCAATTGAAACTGCTGTTGAGGTTTTTGAAAATAGAAAACGTCGTATTCAAACAAGTAAATTGAATGAAACGATGTTAGAGATCTTAGCTCAAAACCCTCCTCCAGCAATTAAAGGAAAATATGTAAAAATAAAATACTGTATGCAGTTACCAACATATACTCCTCAGTTTGCCTTTTTCGCAAACTTACCGCAGTATATTAGAGATCCGTACAAGCGTTATTTAGAAAACCAACTTCGTCAGCACTATAATTTTAACGGGGTACCTATTATTATCTATTTCAGACAAAAATAAAATAGGTTTAACATAAATTAACAACTTTAAAAATAGTTTTTTCATTTTCTTTGTGGATTATTAAATAATTCATGAAAAAGATTATGAAAAAACTATTTTTTACTTTTATATTATTAATTGCTACTAATGCTTTTTCTCAATCTTACCCTTTTAAAATAACTGGTAAGATTAATTCTGAAAAAGAGAAAACCCCAATTAACGCTGCTACTATTCACTTAGAGAAGGTTAAAGACAGCTCCGTTATTTCTTACACAATATCTAATGATAAAGGACATTTTTCATTAGAAGGAAAATCTTTTCATAAAAATTTAAAACTATTTGTTTCTTATGTAGGAATGGACACCTACTCTAAGCCTATTTCATTAGAAAAAAAGACAAGCTTTAATTTAGGTACAATTAACTTAAGCGAAGAGAGTAATATACTAAATGAAGTTATTATAAAATCTAGAGCTCCGATTACCATAAAAAAAGATACTTTAGAGTTTAATGTAAAATCTTTTAAAACAAAAAAAGATGCAAACGTTGAAGATTTATTAAAAAAATTACCTGGGGTAGAAGTCGATGAAGAAGGTAAAATTACTGTAAACGGAAAACCTGTAAATAAAATTTTAGTAAACGGAAAACCTTTTTTTGGGAATGATCCCTCTATTACAACAAAAAACTTAACAAAAGATATCATTGAAAAGGTTCAAGTTATGGACACCAAATCCAAATCTGAAGCTTTTTCTGGAGAAAAAGGAGATGAAGACAATAAAACAATTAACCTTACTATTAAAAAAGAAAATAATAAAGGTTGGTTTGGTAGAATATCTGCAGCAACAGGAACAGATAAGCGCTATGAAGGTGCAACTATGGTAAACAGGTTTGACAACGACCAACGTTTTAGTGTTTTAGCAAGCACAAATAACATTAACTCACCAGGGTTTAGCTTTGGTGAAATTCAAAAAATGTTTGGTGGTGGAAATAATTGGATTAGTAGCAATGGTAGCTTTAATATTAACGGTAGAAGTTTTGGTGGCGGAAGCGGAATTATAAAATCAAAAACTACTGGTGCAACATATGCTGATAAATATGGTAAAGGTTTAGATGTAAATGCTAATTATTTTTATTCAGGAAGCACATCAAAAGATGCATCAAAAAACAATAGAGAATACACCTTGCCAGACAGAAAATACTTTACAAACTCAACATCTAACACTAACAACGAAAATCATAACCACAGTGTAAGTACAGAGTTTGATATTGAAATAGATTCTACTTTCTTAATTAACATACAACCATCTTTTGTATTTAATAAAAGAAACGGTAGTAATAATAGACAAGAAGAATCATTAGATGATACTAATATTTTAACCAACAGTTATAACAGTAATTCATATGCAGAATCTGAAGCAAATAATTTTAGCAACACTATTGACATTACAAAAAAAATAGGAGCTAAGGGTTCATTTATTAAAGCCTCGATTACAAATAAAGTTGATAAATCTAGTACGGAAGAAGTTAATAAATCTACTATTGAAACTTTTGGTAGCGATGCTACAATCGAAAATCGAGATCAAAAAAGTACTATATCAGATAATTTAAATGGCTTTAATACACGAATAAGCTATCGTTTGCCTTTAGTATCTAAAAAATTATTTTTAGATACTAAATATAGTTTTCAAAGAAATGAAAGAGAAAACAA
This genomic stretch from Tenacibaculum sp. Bg11-29 harbors:
- the der gene encoding ribosome biogenesis GTPase Der, whose amino-acid sequence is MSSIVAIVGRPNVGKSTLFNRLVQRREAIVDSVSGVTRDRHYGKSEWNGKEFSVIDTGGYVVGSDDIFEGEIRKQVQLAIEEADIIIFVVDVEQGITPMDAEVAKILRQVKKPLIMAVNKVDNAMRDADAVEFYNLGLGDYHTISSINGSGTGELLDAVAKEIPKEEEVEENELPRFAIVGRPNAGKSSFINALIGEDRNIVTNIAGTTRDSIDTKYNRFGFEFNLVDTAGIRKKSKVKEDLEFYSVMRAVRAIEHCDVAILVVDATRDFEGQDEKIFWLAEKNKKGVVILVNKWDLVEKETNTMRDFEAQIRQKISPFSDVPIIFTSVLTKQRIFKAIETAVEVFENRKRRIQTSKLNETMLEILAQNPPPAIKGKYVKIKYCMQLPTYTPQFAFFANLPQYIRDPYKRYLENQLRQHYNFNGVPIIIYFRQK
- a CDS encoding outer membrane beta-barrel protein translates to MKKLFFTFILLIATNAFSQSYPFKITGKINSEKEKTPINAATIHLEKVKDSSVISYTISNDKGHFSLEGKSFHKNLKLFVSYVGMDTYSKPISLEKKTSFNLGTINLSEESNILNEVIIKSRAPITIKKDTLEFNVKSFKTKKDANVEDLLKKLPGVEVDEEGKITVNGKPVNKILVNGKPFFGNDPSITTKNLTKDIIEKVQVMDTKSKSEAFSGEKGDEDNKTINLTIKKENNKGWFGRISAATGTDKRYEGATMVNRFDNDQRFSVLASTNNINSPGFSFGEIQKMFGGGNNWISSNGSFNINGRSFGGGSGIIKSKTTGATYADKYGKGLDVNANYFYSGSTSKDASKNNREYTLPDRKYFTNSTSNTNNENHNHSVSTEFDIEIDSTFLINIQPSFVFNKRNGSNNRQEESLDDTNILTNSYNSNSYAESEANNFSNTIDITKKIGAKGSFIKASITNKVDKSSTEEVNKSTIETFGSDATIENRDQKSTISDNLNGFNTRISYRLPLVSKKLFLDTKYSFQRNERENKENTYDLNNTSLQYTDFNIAQSSDFTYNDITKTPALELIYKTKKWRFNFETGFVNRTLENDDKLRPNLSLSKKFNNLDLDAGFRYRFNSKASVYFSYRLNNNAPQLRQIQPFEDVTNPSNIIKGNPNLKPSQNHRMYVNFNKYNWQARTGMFFYVSGTLYNNQIISNTSISDKFIRNSTYENNNGGYDVWGGGSYSKKVKLDSITSLRLKLGSNISAYKNFNINNGVKEGARTLGLRPNIGLTLDWNKIISIETRYDISFSKTKYDINTNQNQNFTRHSLRFRTKTTFPKKLEWRNDVKYTYNPNLIGFNKSAWFWNATLAYSVLKDQGTISLKAYDLLNQNTNAQRRATSNYIEDSQSTVLQQYFLLGFSWKFNSLGKKGKIRDFNRHF